AGTTAAAGCATATTTAAGTTTAGCACGTTTGGTGACGGCCATCACCGATTGCGCACGAGAACTTTCAATGCCCTTAATTTTATGTACCTCATCTAAAATAAGCATCGTCCGCTCATCGATTACGCTGCTTAGAACATCCTGGTATTTTTGAACAGATTCATAATTGACTAATATTATATTGCATTTTCCAGCCTCGGTTATAAACTCGGTCGGTGAATATTTATGACTCTGAACATCTAGTACTCGTAGTGTCTTATTTTCTCCAAAGTTTTCGCGAAACTCTTGCTTCCATGCCAAGAATGAGTTTTTTGGACCAATCATGACAATCTTATCAACATTATCAACTTCAGGTGATGTTAAATAAGAAAAAACAAGGTATGCCATGGTGGTTTTCCCAGCCCCGGGCACTGAAAAATTTGAAGCTCTCTGCATTTCATACATATAAAAGCCGCTCCAAAGCTGAACGTCTCGCGGTTGTCTTGCCATAGCCTTTACGGCAATTTCTTTAAACTCTTTAAACCTTTCGGCAATTACCGGATCCAAATCTTCTTGATAATATTTAATCGCTGTTCCATAATCAGCTCGTTCTTTAATATAATATGCCTTTTGTGAGATAAATTGCTGTAGCGCTTCGGTTATAACAATTTCAAATTTTTTTCGTTTGGCGAATTTTGTTAGATGTTTAATAATATCTTGTAAATGAAGATGTGTTAAATTTTTCTCGAAATTTGGGAAACTGCCGTTTATATACGCAAACAACTTCGACTGAAAGATAGACTCCGTTCCTTTGATAGTGTACGAGCTGACATTGTCGTGTACGACTAATTGGTCATCTACATAATCCAAAATAAGCGAATTGGGTGTTAATAGTGTTGAATTCAAAATAAGTTTCCCCTTATCATATTGAACCAATTTTTGTTTAATGATCTCATCAATATCTTTTACAAAGACGTATCCGTCTTTTGATCCGCCTTGCCAGAGCTCTTCAAAATGTGTAATCGCTCGAGTAATCCGCTGTGAATCAAATGGAGCACTTTTCCAAGATGCAGTGACATCAAAAGCTTCATAATTTTTTGTAAGGGCAGCTGCTGTTTCATTATTCGAGCCACTAAAGTAAATAAGGTTTCCATCTACATCCTGACAAATGCCATATTTACTATGAAATAACCCACTATGCGTGAAGCCCATTTTAATATCAATCACACCTTGAGCAATTAAATGGGCGAAGTTTCTAACATTACGTTGTTCTTCTAAGCTAAGTTTTCGAAAATCGCTTGGTAGCTCAGGAATTATTGTTTTTCTTAATGAATAGCCTGCTTTGAGTATTTCGTAGTCCTGAAGGCTAATTTCATGAGATATGATAAAGCGCATTTTTCCATTATGGCTAACCAAACCTTCTATTCCTTTGGCGTAAGCAGCTAATGATTTAAAACTAAAATAGGCACTTACCCGATCGTATTTCACTGTTTTTTCTAGTACAGGTATATAAAAAGCATTTGTAATATTCTCTTCATTTGAAAAATAGGACGGTTGCAAGTTGAGCGCTTTATACACGTAATGCCTCGTCAATTTTCTCCATTTCCTTTTTAAGCTTACTATAATGTGTGAGAAAGTCTTGTTCAGTTTCATCATCCATGTATTTTAACTGGACAAAATCCAGTTTCTCTAAGTCTTTTAGTACTTTGTTCATAATTGAAACAGGCTTTGTTTGTACATCGCTTTGTTTGCCACTTTCTATATACTCTTCCCCTTTTTGAGCGAGGTCTTGTTGTACTTTATCGATCTCCCTACTTACTTCTTTGAGTGTTTCTAAGTCAATTTTGTCGTGCTCGTGAAGCGTATCATAAATATCATCAACATGGTCTTCTATATCATCTAAAAAGTCGTCCTTTTCATCTGAGTCTATAACATGTTTACCTATATCTCGCATATGACGAGACAGGTCATGGGTGTGTAACATTCGACCTGTAAGTGCCAACGTAAATAAGGTATTACGAATGCATAAATATTCTTGAACCTCATGTTTATCGGTCTTATCATCTAAAATATTAATAACATCGATGCCCTTTAGCTGTCGTTCAATGATGTTTAACATATCCTGTAAAATCGTATCAAATTCCCAATCACGGGCAATGTAATACTGCTTTTCGGCATTAATATATTGTAAAAATTGATTCATTAATATCGCTCGCTTAACCATTTTCTTAACATCACTAACATTTTTGTTGACATATTGGCTATACTCTTCAACCGAAAAAAGCTCATTTTCAATAATATCTTGGTAAATATCGACTAAATTATCGATCGGATTATACTCAACTGGTTTCTCTTTACCGTGCTGCAGTTGTAATTCAAGCTTCTTAATATCTTTTTCATCTATGCCTTCTGATTGATCTAATAAGATCGCTTTAAAGAATATGTCAGCATTGCCATCTTCTTTTAATTTGCGAAGTGCTGTAAAACGTCGATTCCCATCAATGATTCGGCCATCATTTAGAATAACGCCCGGCTCAAGTTGGCCGAGTAATTGTATGTTTTTTTTTGTTTTATCCAACGCATTCGGATTAGACTCATATATAAACTGCTCCAATACTTTATTGTAAGCCTCTATATCACCTTTTTTTAATTCATTAGCAGTTGATAAATATTTACTAATATAAGTTGAGATCCGACCATTCTTTTCGTTGTAATGGCAATACTCTAAAGGAATGATTAGCACCTTATGCATTTTTTGTATATTTTTAATTGTGAGAGGACGAGTTTCCTCTGATTTCATAATGGATTGACCAATGAGTTCTTTTAAATTTTGCATGTTTGTTACCCCTTTTTAACTGTAAATGACCTCATAAAAAATCTTTTTATTACGGTAAATCTTATTCATTTCCTTAGAATAATACAATTCTGAATTTTGCAAGGTAT
The Halobacillus halophilus DSM 2266 DNA segment above includes these coding regions:
- a CDS encoding SNF2-related protein yields the protein MYKALNLQPSYFSNEENITNAFYIPVLEKTVKYDRVSAYFSFKSLAAYAKGIEGLVSHNGKMRFIISHEISLQDYEILKAGYSLRKTIIPELPSDFRKLSLEEQRNVRNFAHLIAQGVIDIKMGFTHSGLFHSKYGICQDVDGNLIYFSGSNNETAAALTKNYEAFDVTASWKSAPFDSQRITRAITHFEELWQGGSKDGYVFVKDIDEIIKQKLVQYDKGKLILNSTLLTPNSLILDYVDDQLVVHDNVSSYTIKGTESIFQSKLFAYINGSFPNFEKNLTHLHLQDIIKHLTKFAKRKKFEIVITEALQQFISQKAYYIKERADYGTAIKYYQEDLDPVIAERFKEFKEIAVKAMARQPRDVQLWSGFYMYEMQRASNFSVPGAGKTTMAYLVFSYLTSPEVDNVDKIVMIGPKNSFLAWKQEFRENFGENKTLRVLDVQSHKYSPTEFITEAGKCNIILVNYESVQKYQDVLSSVIDERTMLILDEVHKIKGIESSRAQSVMAVTKRAKLKYALTGTPIPNSYEDIYNLLKILYDDEYGLYFNFRKDQLKNPNAVMIERINDLLYPFFWRTTKAQLQVPPARENELLYVMANEQEQQLLNLLYRKYGHSVFHLYIRLIQASVNPLLLLNSIDYVEMYGEDSNNLENPWNSVDSDRIQFTEEEVNLIRSLPKTSKYHEAINLASSLCKEKKQTIIWCIFVDTMLSLKHDFHQRGINAKVIYGETKQQDRNTIIEEFLNSKIDVLITNPHTLGESVSLHHTCHDAIYLEYSFNLTHLLQSRDRIHRLGLKKDAYTQYYFLMLQGQKDERNSLDERIYYRLMDKEDRMLSAIERGVLTPDPTVNLSDIIALFD
- a CDS encoding ParB/RepB/Spo0J family partition protein, with product MQNLKELIGQSIMKSEETRPLTIKNIQKMHKVLIIPLEYCHYNEKNGRISTYISKYLSTANELKKGDIEAYNKVLEQFIYESNPNALDKTKKNIQLLGQLEPGVILNDGRIIDGNRRFTALRKLKEDGNADIFFKAILLDQSEGIDEKDIKKLELQLQHGKEKPVEYNPIDNLVDIYQDIIENELFSVEEYSQYVNKNVSDVKKMVKRAILMNQFLQYINAEKQYYIARDWEFDTILQDMLNIIERQLKGIDVINILDDKTDKHEVQEYLCIRNTLFTLALTGRMLHTHDLSRHMRDIGKHVIDSDEKDDFLDDIEDHVDDIYDTLHEHDKIDLETLKEVSREIDKVQQDLAQKGEEYIESGKQSDVQTKPVSIMNKVLKDLEKLDFVQLKYMDDETEQDFLTHYSKLKKEMEKIDEALRV